The following are from one region of the Pelagibius sp. CAU 1746 genome:
- a CDS encoding TRAP transporter small permease subunit, protein MLKAAQRTLEWLLEWITIILMVALSVVVIIAVCFRMVGDSLSWYDEIAAIQLSWITYYGAALAALKRSHIGFDSVLLAVPMPARMVAVALAEITVIGFFVIMTWAGMEVLEVLEGTYLISLTWVPVQLTQSVIPIGGALFILCELLSLPHYWRMTASGTSLEHAEIEQEVEHELKQAGGR, encoded by the coding sequence ATGCTGAAGGCGGCCCAAAGAACCCTGGAGTGGCTGCTGGAGTGGATCACCATCATCCTGATGGTCGCCCTCTCCGTGGTGGTCATCATCGCAGTCTGTTTCCGTATGGTGGGAGACTCCCTGTCCTGGTACGACGAGATCGCCGCCATTCAGCTTTCCTGGATCACCTACTACGGCGCAGCCCTGGCCGCGCTGAAGCGCAGCCACATCGGCTTCGACAGCGTCCTTCTGGCCGTCCCCATGCCGGCGCGCATGGTCGCCGTGGCGCTGGCCGAGATCACCGTCATCGGCTTCTTCGTAATCATGACCTGGGCGGGCATGGAGGTGCTGGAGGTGCTTGAAGGTACCTACCTGATCTCCCTCACCTGGGTGCCGGTGCAGCTCACCCAGTCGGTCATCCCGATCGGCGGCGCGCTGTTCATCCTCTGTGAACTTCTCAGTTTACCGCACTACTGGCGCATGACCGCCTCCGGCACCTCGCTGGAGCATGCCGAAATCGAGCAGGAAGTGGAGCACGAACTGAAACAGGCGGGAGGCCGCTGA
- a CDS encoding TRAP transporter substrate-binding protein: protein MRIIGLVSAVALTGLLASPAAAEKLTLKFGHVGAPGSLFEASANEFARCSNAALGDKAEVQVFGSSQLGKDSELLQKLKLGQVDFSLPSSVMSSVANEFGVFEMPYIIKSREHMKRVQDAILESKLQPAVQAKGYRILGVWENGFRNITNNTRPINKPEDLDGIKLRTPKGAWRVKMFKLYGANPTPMAFSEVFTALQTGVIDGQENPYAQIWSAKFQEVQKYLSITGHVYTPAYLLVSDKHFSALPGDVQAELSKCATATQDFVYKTAADLETDLLSKLKAGGIQVNVADKDAFIAASKPIYTEFATSIDGGQELIDTVLKLGEGS, encoded by the coding sequence ATGCGAATTATTGGACTTGTAAGTGCAGTTGCCCTGACGGGGCTGCTCGCCAGCCCGGCGGCGGCCGAGAAACTCACCCTGAAGTTCGGTCACGTCGGCGCGCCCGGCTCGCTCTTCGAGGCGAGCGCCAACGAGTTTGCCCGCTGTTCCAACGCCGCGCTGGGCGACAAGGCCGAGGTACAGGTCTTCGGCTCTTCTCAGTTGGGCAAGGACAGCGAACTGCTCCAGAAACTGAAGCTCGGACAGGTGGATTTCTCCCTGCCGTCGTCGGTCATGTCCTCGGTGGCGAACGAGTTCGGCGTCTTCGAGATGCCCTACATCATCAAGAGCCGCGAGCACATGAAGCGGGTTCAGGACGCCATCCTGGAGAGCAAGCTGCAGCCGGCGGTCCAGGCCAAGGGCTACCGCATCCTCGGCGTGTGGGAGAACGGCTTCCGCAACATCACCAACAACACCCGGCCGATCAACAAGCCGGAAGATCTGGACGGCATCAAGCTGCGCACGCCCAAGGGCGCCTGGCGGGTGAAGATGTTCAAGCTGTACGGCGCCAACCCGACGCCGATGGCGTTCTCCGAAGTCTTCACCGCACTGCAGACCGGTGTCATCGACGGCCAGGAGAACCCCTACGCGCAGATCTGGTCGGCCAAGTTCCAGGAGGTCCAGAAGTACCTCTCGATCACCGGCCACGTCTACACCCCGGCTTACCTGCTGGTCTCGGACAAGCACTTCTCGGCCCTGCCCGGCGACGTCCAGGCCGAGCTCTCCAAGTGCGCCACCGCGACGCAGGACTTCGTCTACAAGACGGCCGCGGATCTGGAAACCGATCTGCTGAGCAAGCTCAAGGCCGGCGGCATCCAGGTCAACGTCGCCGACAAGGACGCCTTCATCGCCGCTTCCAAGCCGATCTACACCGAGTTCGCCACCTCCATCGATGGCGGCCAGGAGCTGATCGACACCGTGCTGAAGCTCGGCGAAGGCTCCTAA
- a CDS encoding aminotransferase class V-fold PLP-dependent enzyme, whose amino-acid sequence MPGRHFLQIPGPTNVPDRVLRAMDLPTMDHRGPKFGVLGQRVLEGMRSIFKTKGRVVIYPASGTGAWEAALVNTLSPGDRVLMFETGHFATLWKGLAERIGVVPEFIAGDWRSGADPAAIGARLAEDKAHQIKAVCVVHNETSTGATSRIDEVRKAIDEAGHPALLMVDTISSLGSIDYRHDEWGVDVTVAGSQKGLMLPPGLSFNAISEKALAASKTAKLPRSYWSWDEMQGPNDTGFFPYTPATNLLYGLAEAVDMLHEEGLDNVFKRHDRHAEATRRAVRAWGLEVLCKNPRHYSSSLTAVLVPEGQSADHFRKVTLENFDMSLGNGLSKIADKVFRIGHLGDFNDLMLMGTLSGVEMGLELSGIPYRRGGVQAALGYLSGQDQSLAEGAAD is encoded by the coding sequence ATGCCAGGGCGTCATTTTCTTCAAATTCCAGGACCCACCAACGTACCGGATCGCGTGCTCCGGGCCATGGACCTTCCAACCATGGATCACCGCGGGCCGAAGTTCGGCGTGCTGGGCCAGCGCGTGCTGGAAGGTATGCGTTCCATCTTCAAGACCAAGGGCCGGGTGGTGATCTACCCCGCCTCCGGCACCGGTGCCTGGGAGGCGGCCTTGGTCAACACCCTATCCCCCGGCGACCGGGTGCTCATGTTCGAGACCGGCCATTTCGCCACTCTATGGAAAGGCCTGGCCGAACGCATCGGCGTGGTGCCGGAGTTCATCGCCGGCGATTGGCGCAGCGGCGCCGACCCGGCGGCCATCGGCGCCCGCCTGGCGGAAGACAAGGCCCACCAGATCAAGGCGGTTTGCGTCGTCCACAACGAAACCTCGACCGGCGCCACCAGCCGCATCGACGAGGTGCGCAAGGCGATCGACGAGGCCGGCCATCCGGCGCTGCTGATGGTGGACACCATCTCTTCCTTGGGGTCCATCGACTATCGCCATGACGAGTGGGGTGTCGACGTCACGGTGGCGGGCTCTCAGAAGGGCCTCATGTTGCCGCCGGGCCTGTCCTTCAACGCCATCAGCGAAAAGGCGCTGGCGGCCTCCAAGACCGCGAAGCTGCCGCGTTCCTACTGGTCGTGGGACGAGATGCAGGGCCCCAACGACACCGGCTTCTTCCCCTACACGCCGGCCACCAACCTGCTGTACGGCCTGGCCGAAGCCGTCGACATGCTGCACGAGGAAGGGCTCGACAACGTCTTCAAGCGCCACGACCGCCACGCCGAGGCGACGCGCCGTGCCGTGCGCGCCTGGGGCCTGGAAGTGCTGTGCAAGAACCCGCGCCATTACTCCAGCTCGCTGACCGCGGTGCTGGTGCCCGAGGGGCAGAGCGCCGACCACTTCCGCAAGGTGACCCTGGAAAACTTCGACATGTCGCTCGGCAACGGCCTGTCCAAGATCGCCGACAAGGTGTTCCGCATCGGCCACCTGGGCGACTTCAACGATCTCATGCTCATGGGCACCCTCTCCGGCGTGGAGATGGGCCTGGAGCTGTCCGGCATTCCCTACCGCCGTGGTGGGGTGCAAGCGGCCCTCGGATACCTTTCGGGCCAGGACCAGTCCTTGGCGGAGGGCGCCGCCGACTGA
- a CDS encoding FAD-linked oxidase C-terminal domain-containing protein has protein sequence MSSGDLARSLEQHIEGQVLFDLFSRGRYATDASVYQVVPLGVVVPETWADVEATLEIAREAGVPVLPRGGGTSQCGQTVNRAVVVDLSKNLRNLVSVDPESQTCVVEPGLVLDQLNAALKPTGLWFPVDVSTASRATIGGMAANNSCGSRSIRYGLMRDNVASIDALLADGSKATFGEVRRDAGPGLAETNAVAALFQDLLDLGGREAEEIRARFPQVLRRVGGYNIDALMPGLGEGGATNNLAHLLVGSEGTLALSERLTLKLSPILANKTLGACHFPTLYDAMDAAQHLVTLGPTAVELVDRNMIELSRDIPMFRPVVDRFVRGEPGAILLVEFAEEDQDENLRRLKALGEMMAQLGYRWGDPGKKDGGVVEAVDAGFQKQIWEVRKQGLNIMMSMKAERKPVSFVEDCAVELPDLAEYTRRLTEIFHKHGTDGTWYAHASVGTLHVRPVLNLKLDQDVKAMRAIAEEAFEMVREYKGSHSGEHGDGIVRSEFHREMFGDRMVESFEWVKDRMDPAGVLNPGRVVRPPKMDDRSLFRFAPDYRVPELDTVFDWSAYPGAGGGFQGAVEMCNNNGACRKVDGVMCPSYKVTHDERDLTRGRANSLRLAISGQLGPDAFASDEMAETLSLCVSCKGCKRECPTGVDMAKMKIEVLAARAEKQGVALREMLVAYLPRYAPYASKAPWLLNLRDRLPGLAALSQRLLGFAADRPLPRWRGDVYRQKELPAQGDEVILFADTFNRYFEPDNLRDAETVLLRAGFAPVEARPDDGGRPLCCGRSFLAAGLVEEAKAEMRRSLAVIGHAVDRGVPVVGLEPSCLLTFRDEAPALLGEEWTAEQAKRVMLFEEFVAARLDPEGGGFELPLAPLPGGSALLHGHCHQKAFDAVAPIEAVLALIPGLEVELIQSSCCGMAGSFGYQAETAEISRKMGELSLLPRVRAAGAEALVVADGTSCRHQIADGAGREAVHVARVLRESSDLALN, from the coding sequence ATGAGCAGTGGTGACCTGGCCAGAAGCCTGGAACAGCACATCGAAGGGCAGGTTCTCTTCGATCTCTTCAGCCGTGGCCGCTACGCGACGGATGCCTCTGTCTATCAAGTCGTGCCGCTGGGCGTGGTGGTGCCCGAGACTTGGGCCGACGTCGAAGCCACGCTGGAGATCGCCCGCGAAGCGGGAGTGCCGGTTCTGCCGCGCGGCGGCGGCACCTCTCAGTGCGGGCAGACCGTTAACCGCGCCGTGGTCGTCGACCTGTCCAAGAATCTGCGCAATCTGGTCTCCGTCGATCCGGAGTCGCAGACCTGCGTGGTCGAGCCGGGGCTGGTGCTCGACCAGTTGAACGCAGCGCTGAAGCCCACCGGCCTGTGGTTCCCGGTCGACGTCTCCACGGCTTCGCGCGCCACCATCGGCGGCATGGCGGCCAACAACTCCTGCGGTTCGCGCTCGATTCGCTACGGCCTGATGCGCGACAACGTCGCTTCCATCGACGCCCTGCTGGCCGACGGCAGCAAGGCGACCTTCGGCGAGGTGCGCCGCGACGCGGGGCCGGGCTTGGCGGAGACCAATGCGGTGGCAGCGCTGTTCCAGGATCTGCTCGACCTCGGCGGGCGCGAGGCGGAGGAAATCCGTGCGCGTTTCCCACAGGTGCTGCGCCGGGTCGGCGGCTATAACATCGACGCCTTGATGCCGGGGCTCGGTGAGGGCGGCGCGACCAACAACCTTGCCCACCTGCTGGTGGGCTCCGAGGGCACGCTGGCGCTGAGCGAGCGCCTCACCCTGAAGCTTTCGCCGATCCTGGCCAACAAGACCCTGGGCGCCTGTCATTTCCCGACGCTCTACGACGCCATGGACGCGGCCCAGCATCTGGTGACCCTGGGTCCGACGGCGGTCGAACTGGTCGACCGCAACATGATCGAGCTGAGCCGCGACATCCCGATGTTCCGCCCGGTGGTCGACCGCTTCGTGCGCGGCGAACCCGGCGCCATCCTGCTGGTCGAATTCGCCGAGGAGGACCAGGACGAAAACCTGCGCCGGCTGAAGGCGCTGGGCGAGATGATGGCGCAGCTCGGCTACCGCTGGGGGGACCCGGGCAAGAAGGACGGCGGCGTGGTGGAAGCCGTCGACGCCGGATTTCAAAAGCAGATCTGGGAGGTTCGCAAACAGGGCCTCAACATCATGATGTCCATGAAGGCGGAGCGTAAGCCGGTGTCCTTCGTCGAGGACTGTGCCGTCGAACTGCCCGACCTGGCGGAGTACACCCGCCGCCTGACCGAGATCTTCCACAAGCACGGCACCGACGGCACCTGGTACGCCCACGCCTCGGTCGGCACCCTGCACGTGCGACCGGTCCTGAACCTGAAGCTGGACCAGGACGTGAAGGCCATGCGCGCCATCGCCGAAGAAGCCTTCGAAATGGTCCGGGAATACAAGGGATCGCATTCCGGCGAGCATGGCGACGGCATCGTGCGGTCGGAATTCCACCGCGAGATGTTCGGCGACCGCATGGTCGAGAGTTTCGAGTGGGTGAAGGACCGTATGGACCCGGCGGGGGTTCTGAACCCCGGCCGCGTGGTGCGGCCGCCGAAGATGGACGACCGCTCGCTCTTCCGCTTCGCGCCGGACTACCGGGTGCCGGAGCTGGATACCGTCTTCGACTGGTCGGCCTATCCGGGCGCCGGCGGCGGGTTCCAGGGCGCCGTTGAGATGTGCAACAACAACGGCGCCTGCCGCAAGGTCGACGGGGTCATGTGCCCTTCCTACAAGGTTACCCATGACGAACGCGACCTGACGCGCGGGCGCGCCAACAGCCTGCGCCTGGCGATTTCCGGCCAGCTTGGGCCGGACGCCTTCGCCTCAGACGAGATGGCCGAGACCCTGTCCCTCTGCGTCTCCTGCAAAGGCTGCAAGCGCGAGTGCCCGACCGGCGTCGACATGGCCAAGATGAAGATCGAGGTTCTGGCGGCCCGCGCCGAAAAGCAGGGCGTGGCCCTGCGCGAGATGCTGGTCGCCTATCTGCCGCGCTATGCCCCCTATGCGTCCAAGGCGCCCTGGCTGCTGAACCTGCGCGACCGCCTGCCGGGTCTGGCGGCGCTGTCGCAGCGCCTTCTGGGCTTTGCCGCCGACCGCCCGCTGCCGCGCTGGCGCGGCGACGTCTACCGTCAGAAGGAACTGCCGGCGCAAGGCGACGAGGTCATTCTCTTCGCCGACACCTTCAACCGCTACTTCGAGCCGGACAATCTTCGCGACGCCGAAACGGTGCTGTTGCGCGCCGGCTTCGCGCCGGTCGAGGCGCGGCCCGACGATGGAGGCCGCCCGCTGTGCTGCGGGCGCAGCTTCCTCGCCGCCGGCTTGGTTGAGGAGGCCAAGGCGGAGATGCGCCGCAGTCTCGCGGTCATCGGCCACGCCGTCGACCGCGGGGTGCCGGTGGTGGGCCTGGAGCCCTCCTGCCTGCTGACCTTCCGCGACGAGGCCCCGGCGCTGCTGGGCGAGGAGTGGACGGCCGAACAGGCCAAGCGGGTCATGCTCTTCGAAGAGTTCGTGGCCGCCAGGCTCGATCCCGAAGGCGGCGGCTTCGAGCTGCCGCTGGCGCCGCTGCCGGGCGGCAGTGCTCTCTTGCACGGGCATTGCCACCAAAAGGCATTCGACGCGGTGGCGCCGATCGAGGCGGTGCTGGCGCTCATTCCCGGGCTCGAGGTGGAGTTGATCCAATCGTCCTGCTGCGGCATGGCCGGCAGCTTCGGCTATCAGGCGGAGACCGCCGAAATCTCCCGCAAGATGGGCGAACTCAGCCTGCTGCCGCGAGTGCGCGCGGCAGGCGCCGAGGCGCTGGTCGTCGCCGACGGCACCTCCTGCCGGCACCAGATTGCCGACGGCGCGGGGAGGGAAGCCGTTCACGTTGCACGCGTGCTTCGCGAATCCTCCGATCTTGCGCTAAACTAA
- a CDS encoding GntR family transcriptional regulator, which produces MSIEVAAPIQRRPLHNELADRLRHMIAEGDLAPGEKLAEKELCEQFGVSRTPLREAMKVLATEGLVLLTPNRGCAVAKLTLADLDEAFPIMGALEALSGELACQHITDAELERIQELHDRMVVKYEAGALRDYFKLNEQIHQMILDAARNPTLAQMQLSLSGRVRRARYMANMSPARWRNAVDEHEKILQALKARDGKRLAVLLKEHLSNKLQTVKDALTE; this is translated from the coding sequence ATGAGCATAGAAGTCGCAGCCCCCATTCAAAGGCGCCCGCTCCACAACGAGCTGGCCGACCGCCTGCGCCACATGATCGCCGAGGGCGACCTGGCCCCGGGCGAGAAGCTGGCGGAAAAAGAGCTCTGCGAGCAGTTCGGCGTGTCGCGCACGCCGCTGCGCGAGGCCATGAAGGTGCTGGCCACCGAAGGCCTGGTGCTCCTGACGCCCAACCGCGGCTGTGCCGTGGCCAAGCTGACCCTGGCCGACCTGGATGAGGCCTTTCCGATCATGGGCGCCCTGGAGGCGCTGTCCGGCGAGCTGGCCTGCCAGCACATCACCGATGCGGAGCTGGAGCGCATCCAGGAACTGCACGACCGCATGGTGGTGAAGTATGAGGCCGGCGCGCTGCGCGACTACTTCAAGCTCAACGAGCAGATCCACCAGATGATCCTGGATGCCGCCCGCAATCCGACGCTGGCGCAGATGCAGCTCAGCCTCTCGGGCAGGGTGCGCCGCGCGCGCTACATGGCCAACATGTCGCCGGCACGCTGGCGCAATGCGGTGGACGAGCACGAGAAGATCCTGCAAGCCTTGAAGGCCCGCGACGGCAAGCGTCTGGCGGTGCTGCTGAAGGAGCATCTGTCCAACAAGCTGCAGACCGTGAAGGATGCCCTCACGGAGTAG
- a CDS encoding GNAT family N-acetyltransferase — protein sequence MLKSSIPEIGVLVPPLSQEAGGYTIAGFTAADAPDIPCAFRAVYGEDYLSPLVYDPAAFTELVNSGEQISFIARDPQGEIAGHIALAFSSPNRGVVELCQGIVSPEHRKSGIFVRMIDRALDFARTTLGAQAILGISLTNHIVSQKVVCKLGFRDVGLEIDYVPQRMLAREGAGGPAATLLQYLDLGRSPHAPCHLPPSYALWFARLLNDASIDGHRQITLATGLEQRPSICESKDMPRFDMARLVVRRAGNDFWTLVGDHEAQAEAAGRRSFQVFIGLGTPEGAAAVELLRGWGYACSGLMPGYLEGGQHAAIMYRSFEEPYFEGIKLHNSGAQRLLDCVMADWQRAERLGAELRHAFADEAVEAPSQATLPSLPDSVRTPAETTMRLLGLDGRVPLQDGGMTPVDFGPVDFEPNGEEEARPAAPQPGVPKDTEGAHRAGAKPPKAMLQ from the coding sequence ATGCTTAAATCATCCATTCCCGAAATCGGAGTCCTGGTTCCGCCGCTGTCGCAAGAAGCGGGGGGCTATACCATCGCCGGCTTCACGGCGGCAGACGCGCCCGATATTCCATGCGCTTTCCGGGCGGTCTATGGCGAGGACTACCTCAGTCCTCTGGTCTACGATCCAGCGGCCTTCACCGAACTGGTGAATTCCGGCGAGCAGATATCCTTCATCGCGCGCGATCCGCAGGGCGAGATCGCCGGGCACATCGCCCTGGCCTTCTCCTCCCCCAACCGGGGCGTGGTCGAACTCTGCCAGGGCATCGTCTCCCCGGAGCACCGCAAGTCCGGCATCTTCGTGCGGATGATCGACCGCGCCCTGGACTTCGCCCGCACCACGCTGGGCGCCCAGGCGATCCTCGGCATTTCGCTCACCAACCACATCGTCTCGCAGAAGGTCGTCTGCAAACTGGGGTTCCGCGACGTCGGCTTGGAAATCGACTACGTGCCTCAGCGCATGCTGGCGCGCGAAGGCGCCGGCGGCCCGGCCGCCACGCTGCTGCAATATCTCGACCTGGGGCGCAGCCCGCACGCCCCCTGCCACCTGCCCCCTTCCTATGCCTTGTGGTTCGCGCGCCTGTTGAACGACGCCTCGATCGACGGGCACCGCCAGATCACTCTGGCCACCGGCCTCGAGCAGCGCCCCAGCATCTGCGAAAGCAAGGACATGCCGCGCTTCGATATGGCGCGCCTGGTGGTGCGCCGCGCCGGCAACGACTTCTGGACTCTGGTCGGCGACCATGAGGCCCAGGCGGAGGCCGCCGGGCGGCGCAGTTTCCAAGTCTTCATCGGCCTCGGTACGCCGGAAGGCGCCGCCGCCGTGGAGCTGTTGCGCGGCTGGGGTTACGCCTGCAGCGGGCTGATGCCCGGCTACCTGGAAGGCGGCCAGCATGCCGCCATCATGTACCGCAGTTTCGAAGAGCCGTACTTCGAAGGCATCAAGCTTCACAACTCCGGGGCCCAGCGTCTATTGGACTGCGTGATGGCCGATTGGCAGCGCGCCGAACGCCTGGGCGCCGAACTGCGCCACGCCTTCGCCGACGAAGCGGTCGAAGCGCCGAGCCAGGCCACCCTGCCGTCGCTGCCCGACAGCGTCCGCACACCGGCGGAAACCACCATGCGGCTCCTGGGACTGGACGGCCGCGTCCCACTGCAGGACGGCGGCATGACGCCGGTCGATTTTGGGCCGGTCGACTTTGAGCCGAACGGCGAAGAGGAAGCCCGCCCGGCCGCGCCGCAGCCCGGAGTTCCCAAGGATACCGAGGGCGCGCACAGGGCCGGCGCGAAGCCCCCCAAGGCCATGCTGCAATAG
- a CDS encoding PAS domain-containing protein, with protein MVKIALEEIPDTACEEVRFFCDYWLRLKGDALLPSCEVLDPLDFFAYLSRVFIVEGRSVEELQVRLAGTVYRELYGFEVTGKKVTELIPFDNRGDISLSYGRCMQERTPVYDVNRMTWRERGSEVQFERILLPFGDDLGVERILGFAQFFDSDGKKIFT; from the coding sequence GTGGTAAAGATCGCGTTGGAGGAAATTCCCGACACGGCCTGCGAAGAAGTGCGCTTCTTCTGCGACTACTGGCTCCGCCTGAAAGGAGACGCCCTACTCCCTTCCTGTGAGGTGCTCGATCCACTCGACTTCTTCGCCTACCTTTCGCGCGTCTTCATTGTCGAGGGCCGCAGCGTCGAGGAACTCCAAGTCCGCCTGGCCGGCACCGTCTACCGGGAACTCTACGGCTTCGAGGTCACCGGCAAGAAAGTCACCGAACTGATTCCCTTCGACAATCGGGGAGACATCTCGCTCAGCTACGGGCGCTGCATGCAGGAGAGAACTCCTGTCTACGACGTGAACAGGATGACCTGGCGCGAACGGGGCTCGGAAGTCCAGTTCGAGCGGATATTGTTACCTTTCGGGGACGATCTGGGCGTGGAGCGCATCCTGGGGTTCGCCCAGTTCTTCGATAGTGACGGTAAAAAGATATTTACCTAG
- a CDS encoding GFA family protein: MTTTGGRCLCGEVTYEYDGPENWRAYCHCESCRRNTSSPVTAFFGVARAACRFTGKKPHVYESSPGVRRHFCGRCGTPMAYESLRFPDEIHLYAASLDKPEAYQPQGHVHCAERLPWFDVRDDLPRHPSGGSD, encoded by the coding sequence ATGACGACGACAGGCGGGCGCTGTCTTTGCGGCGAAGTGACATACGAGTACGACGGGCCGGAGAACTGGCGCGCCTACTGCCACTGCGAGAGTTGCCGGCGCAACACCTCCTCTCCGGTCACCGCCTTCTTCGGCGTGGCGCGGGCAGCCTGCCGCTTCACCGGCAAGAAACCGCATGTGTACGAATCATCGCCCGGAGTCCGCCGCCATTTCTGCGGCCGCTGCGGCACGCCCATGGCCTATGAATCCCTGCGCTTTCCGGATGAAATCCACCTCTACGCAGCCAGCCTCGACAAACCCGAGGCCTACCAGCCGCAAGGCCACGTCCACTGCGCCGAGCGGCTGCCATGGTTCGATGTCAGGGACGACCTGCCGCGCCACCCCTCTGGCGGCAGCGACTGA
- a CDS encoding c-type cytochrome, with protein MQSAAAPRRASFVFATLLAVLAVTGAAPATAQDAAASGQRKLVLPLANAEEGLKLFVGKGCVVCHAVNGVGGKAAPALDADGDDPYFDVFDFVARMWRGAPTMILLQEMELGYQIDLSGEELAHLAAFASDPDVQNRFGESDIPEVIRDWMVDEVYEELDPDNMTR; from the coding sequence ATGCAATCCGCCGCCGCCCCCCGCAGAGCAAGTTTCGTCTTCGCGACATTGCTTGCCGTCCTGGCAGTGACCGGCGCCGCGCCGGCGACGGCCCAGGATGCCGCGGCATCGGGCCAACGCAAACTGGTCCTTCCTCTCGCCAATGCCGAGGAGGGCCTGAAACTCTTCGTCGGCAAGGGTTGCGTCGTCTGCCATGCAGTGAACGGCGTCGGCGGCAAGGCGGCGCCGGCGCTGGACGCCGATGGAGACGATCCCTATTTCGACGTCTTCGATTTCGTCGCCCGCATGTGGCGCGGCGCACCGACCATGATCCTGCTGCAGGAAATGGAACTGGGCTATCAGATCGATCTCAGCGGCGAGGAACTGGCGCACCTGGCGGCTTTCGCCTCCGATCCCGACGTGCAGAACCGCTTCGGTGAAAGCGATATTCCGGAGGTCATCCGCGACTGGATGGTCGACGAGGTCTACGAGGAACTCGACCCAGACAACATGACGCGCTGA
- a CDS encoding META domain-containing protein has product MYLSARNLLLLPLAAAGLAACALGPDDTNEDAEPLFDRTWVAQEVAGQPVAPQPQSNLHVAADGKVSGHTGCNGYFGSVIIDGQAMSFGNLGATKIACPEPLMSQEVRLLNALDGTRGYRLQGGDLLLLDGAGNILVRFRADE; this is encoded by the coding sequence TTGTACCTGAGTGCCCGGAATCTCCTGCTCTTGCCTCTTGCCGCGGCGGGGCTGGCGGCTTGCGCTCTCGGCCCGGATGACACCAATGAAGATGCCGAGCCCCTGTTTGATCGTACCTGGGTGGCGCAAGAGGTGGCGGGACAGCCTGTCGCCCCGCAGCCGCAGTCGAATCTCCACGTCGCCGCCGATGGGAAAGTGAGCGGGCACACCGGCTGCAACGGCTATTTCGGATCGGTGATCATCGATGGGCAGGCCATGTCCTTCGGGAACCTGGGCGCCACGAAGATCGCTTGCCCGGAGCCGCTCATGAGTCAGGAGGTCCGTTTGTTGAACGCCCTCGACGGCACCCGCGGCTATCGCCTTCAAGGCGGCGATCTGCTGCTGCTCGACGGCGCCGGCAACATTCTGGTCCGTTTCCGCGCGGACGAGTGA
- a CDS encoding ChaN family lipoprotein: protein MRALLCLAALSCLLTAAAEAAPARLLNDHPLNGSLWDTRSGQPTTEDALFSAAAAADWVLIGEKHDNGEHHRLQARIVAALGRRGRRMAVVWEMAEPEHAGALAAARLEDVGSLEAALAWKARGWPDWDEYQPIAEAALAARMPMLPGKPSPSQVRALARGEDLAPDTAELLSRSRRYPPAVQSDLLEELAASHCGRLPEAALAPMAEVQRFWDASMADALRQATQPPHDAEGAILIAGSGHVREDRAVPWHLEGESLTVALVEVVAGRQTAADYPAFDPRLFDFVWFTPRVDDKDPCAAFSEERGPEEPVPD, encoded by the coding sequence TTGCGCGCACTTCTCTGCCTGGCGGCGTTATCCTGCCTCCTGACCGCCGCCGCCGAGGCGGCGCCGGCCCGCCTTCTGAACGACCATCCCCTGAACGGCAGTCTCTGGGACACGCGCAGCGGCCAGCCCACGACCGAGGATGCGCTTTTCTCCGCAGCGGCGGCCGCCGACTGGGTTCTGATCGGCGAGAAGCACGACAATGGCGAGCACCACCGCCTGCAGGCGCGCATCGTCGCCGCCCTCGGGCGCCGCGGGCGGCGCATGGCCGTCGTCTGGGAAATGGCCGAGCCGGAACACGCCGGGGCCCTCGCCGCCGCCCGCCTGGAAGACGTCGGCAGCCTGGAGGCAGCACTGGCCTGGAAGGCCCGCGGCTGGCCCGACTGGGACGAATACCAGCCGATCGCCGAGGCGGCCCTGGCCGCAAGAATGCCGATGCTGCCGGGGAAGCCCTCCCCGTCTCAGGTGCGCGCCCTGGCGCGTGGCGAGGATCTGGCACCGGACACTGCCGAATTGCTGTCCCGCTCACGGCGCTATCCGCCTGCGGTGCAAAGCGATTTGCTGGAGGAACTGGCGGCGAGCCATTGCGGCAGACTGCCCGAAGCGGCGCTCGCCCCCATGGCCGAGGTGCAGCGCTTCTGGGATGCCTCCATGGCCGATGCCCTGCGCCAAGCCACACAGCCGCCTCACGACGCCGAAGGAGCCATCCTCATCGCCGGCAGCGGCCACGTGCGCGAAGATCGCGCCGTCCCCTGGCACCTGGAAGGTGAGAGCCTCACGGTCGCCCTGGTGGAAGTCGTAGCCGGGCGCCAGACCGCGGCGGACTACCCCGCCTTCGATCCGCGGCTTTTCGATTTCGTCTGGTTCACGCCCCGCGTGGACGACAAGGACCCCTGCGCGGCGTTTTCTGAAGAGCGAGGCCCTGAAGAACCGGTCCCTGACTAG